The following proteins are co-located in the Pseudoalteromonas sp. N1230-9 genome:
- a CDS encoding MurR/RpiR family transcriptional regulator translates to MSTFVKIKALRQSLSSSEAKLADFTLNSANAIRNLSSVELAKVVGVSQSSVVKFSQKLGYKGFPAFKLAVIDALNDESSEPKLHGKITLNDSLEQIAEKLLSSKLAVLTETKNLNEAAAIEKAVELLKSAKRILICGVGGSALVAKDFSYKLQKLGMPAIAEPDGHAQLAYVATFSKGDLVIAISESGMTREIAEVVKQAKKNASSVISVTKFGSSLVADSADVKLYSVAEGESVRLSSILARTAQDFVIDILFIALTQSSRQGRKLLEHSNEVVGEFKNN, encoded by the coding sequence ATGTCTACTTTTGTAAAAATTAAAGCCTTACGCCAATCTTTATCGAGCAGCGAAGCTAAGCTGGCTGATTTCACATTAAATTCGGCTAACGCTATTCGTAATTTGTCATCGGTTGAATTAGCTAAAGTGGTTGGTGTAAGTCAATCAAGCGTGGTGAAGTTTTCACAAAAATTAGGTTATAAAGGTTTTCCTGCTTTTAAACTTGCAGTGATTGATGCCCTTAATGATGAAAGTAGCGAACCCAAACTCCATGGCAAAATTACTTTAAATGATTCGCTTGAGCAAATCGCTGAAAAATTACTGAGCAGTAAGCTTGCTGTTTTAACTGAAACAAAAAACCTTAACGAAGCTGCTGCAATTGAAAAAGCTGTCGAGCTATTAAAATCAGCAAAACGCATTCTTATTTGTGGCGTGGGTGGTTCAGCACTGGTTGCAAAAGACTTTTCATATAAATTACAAAAGCTCGGTATGCCAGCAATCGCTGAGCCAGATGGACATGCACAACTTGCTTATGTGGCCACCTTTTCTAAGGGCGACTTAGTTATTGCTATTAGTGAGTCAGGTATGACCCGCGAAATTGCCGAAGTAGTTAAACAGGCCAAGAAAAACGCAAGCTCAGTGATCTCAGTAACTAAGTTTGGTAGCAGCCTAGTTGCCGACTCAGCAGATGTAAAACTCTACTCTGTCGCTGAAGGAGAATCTGTTCGCCTATCATCTATTTTAGCGCGAACAGCTCAGGACTTTGTAATTGATATTCTTTTTATCGCCCTTACACAATCGAGTCGCCAAGGTCGTAAATTGCTGGAACATTCTAACGAAGTTGTTGGCGAATTTAA